In Mytilus galloprovincialis chromosome 1, xbMytGall1.hap1.1, whole genome shotgun sequence, the following are encoded in one genomic region:
- the LOC143061570 gene encoding uncharacterized protein LOC143061570, with translation MASSKTLLCGPCEEGKVKTKADIWCYNCDEGLCSTCSGHHKRIKSSRDHKTIDIKSYKPSIGAIKTECDKHGQQLNLYCPSHLMPCCDECVSTSHSKCTGIKSLASVVEKTKIEKSKESVEKDINSILHLLDKMVNNKSTNIKTGEQQCEGIKKSIHKIREKINKHLDHLEKKLCQETGNLWDQETLSARDFISEVKGKKTNLKEMKEYLYAVTTNTSKLQSFLGVHQIEQQVHQCQRYVEDLEYDDRAKEFEIKMEQNEKLKKILQQLGSLESLGEVTVVKTEIALNRETSVRRKAQVQSRVQSNINNMTMNIETKIKINMRKLISDMICLMDGRVIVVEQCGKVNLLTSDGTLQKQLPIPDGAWSVTQINQNTIAITYPNEKVIKIFNMEKETVSKVITLDKACYGLSSSNDSLAVGLIDDDDYYDDDLEEEIRIIDLEGNTMKSIQVESESDLFYLVYCNDRVIYPDYNSRAVYCYDESSKQIWKYTQDLSGPWGLCTDTYDHIIVVDNDSGRIIVISKDGQNSKVLISEEDELVGLKCISFKHNESSGFICDDRGTYLTKFNLSFG, from the coding sequence ATGGCATCCAGTAAGACTTTACTATGTGGACCTTGTGAAGAAGGAAAAGTAAAGACTAAAGCTGACATCTGGTGTTACAACTGTGATGAAGGATTATGTTCAACATGTTCTGGTCACCACAAAAGAATAAAATCATCTCGTGATCATAAAACTATTGATATCAAAAGCTATAAACCCTCCATTGGAGCTATTAAAACAGAATGTGACAAACATGGTCAACAACTCAACTTGTACTGTCCTAGTCATTTAATGCCTTGCTGTGATGAATGTGTTTCCACCAGTCATTCAAAATGTACAGGAATAAAAAGTTTAGCTAGTGTGGTGGagaaaactaaaattgaaaagtCCAAAGAATCTGTTGAGAAAGATATCAACTCCATCTTACATCTCTTGGATAAAATGGTAAATAATAAATCAACAAACATCAAAACTGGAGAACAACAATGTGAAGGCATAAAGAAATCAATTCATAAAATTAGggagaaaataaataaacatttagatCACCTGGAGAAAAAGTTATGTCAAGAAACAGGCAACCTCTGGGATCAGGAAACATTGTCAGCAAGAGATTTTATTTCTGAAGTTAAAGGGAAGAAAACAAACTTGAAGGAAATGAAAGAATATTTGTATGCAGTCACAACAAATACTTCTAAACTCCAATCATTTCTAGGTGTGCATCAGATTGAACAACAAGTACATCAATGTCAACGGTATGTGGAAGATCTGGAATACGATGACAGGGCAAAGGAATTTGAGATAAAAATGGAGCAAAATGAGAAGTTAAAAAAGATTCTACAGCAGTTAGGATCACTGGAATCCCTAGGAGAAGTAACAGTTGTTAAAACAGAAATAGCCTTGAATAGAGAAACAAGTGTGAGAAGGAAGGCACAAGTACAGTCAAGAGTACAATCcaacataaacaacatgaccATGAATATAGAGACAAAGATAAAGATCAACATGAGGAAGTTGATTAGTGACATGATTTGTCTGATGGATGGGAGAGTTATAGTAGTGGAACAGTGTGGTAAAGTTAACCTACTGACTTCTGATGGTACACTACAGAAACAATTACCTATACCTGATGGAGCCTGGAGTGTAACACAGATCAATCAGAACACTATAGCCATAACTTATCCTAATGAGAAAGTCATTAAGATCTTTAATATGGAGAAAGAAACAGTTTCCAAAGTTATCACATTAGACAAAGCATGCTATGGTTTATCATCCTCTAATGATTCTCTGGCTGTAGGTTTGATTGATGATGATGATTATTATGATGATGATTTGGAGGAGGAAATCCGTATTATTGACTTGGAAGGAAATACAATGAAGTCAATACAGGTTGAGAGTGAATCAGACCTGTTTTACCTTGTTTACTGTAATGACAGAGTAATCTATCCTGACTATAATAGTAGAGCAGTATACTGTTATGATGAATCAAGTAAACAGATCTGGAAATATACACAGGATTTATCAGGACCATGGGGACTTTGTACAGATACTTATGATCACATTATTGTAGTAGACAATGATTCTGGTAGAATAATAGTAATATCAAAAGATGGACAGAATAGTAAAGTACTGATTAGTGAAGAGGATGAACTGGTGGGGCTTAAGTGTATTAGTTTTAAACATAATGAGTCTTCAGGTTTTATTTGTGATGACAGGGGCACATacttgacaaaattcaatttatctTTTGGATAG